Proteins found in one Corynebacterium sanguinis genomic segment:
- a CDS encoding YbaB/EbfC family nucleoid-associated protein, whose product MTQPNMPNDMQELIRQAAEMQAHLQRAQQELLSTTVEGSAGGGLVTVTMTGGAEITDLSIKPEAVDPEDVETLQDLILAAYRDAHTKAGRLAEDKIGPLANPGGAQQGPGEIPFGGLI is encoded by the coding sequence GTGACCCAGCCCAACATGCCCAACGACATGCAGGAACTCATCCGCCAGGCCGCCGAGATGCAGGCTCACCTGCAGCGCGCGCAGCAGGAACTACTCAGCACCACCGTTGAAGGCAGCGCAGGCGGCGGGCTGGTCACCGTCACCATGACCGGCGGCGCGGAGATCACCGACCTCTCCATCAAGCCCGAGGCCGTCGACCCGGAGGACGTCGAAACGCTGCAGGACCTCATCCTCGCCGCCTACCGCGACGCGCACACCAAGGCCGGCCGCCTCGCCGAGGATAAGATCGGCCCGCTGGCCAACCCGGGTGGCGCCCAGCAGGGCCCCGGGGAGATCCCGTTCGGCGGCCTTATCTAA